From the genome of Ornithobacterium rhinotracheale, one region includes:
- a CDS encoding murein hydrolase activator EnvC, which produces MKKLILFILLLCVGIGKAQYNKEKLRRESRALQNQIAKLNKSLNQTRSESKKSILYLKQLKDKINAQNQLISTTAREKQAIDDEIYLSQLTINKYKRELSELKKEYKEVLVNAYVNKSLQNKVLFILSARNFTEAFRRIEYLEKYSGFQGQKAEEISQKQAAIEKEKAQQQKARNEKEVLLAQREVLKENMLREQDEKNKILAEYKKNETAISAQIKDKERQNKALEAKIEAIIQEEIRIAKAKAEAERKAREEAAQKERERLARLEAERKAKAEREKQAAIAAAKAKAAEEGKSQATEVAKVEKKYEEINKVAEEKSKAEVAKTYENRTSNEALSSNFTSNRGRLPWPVASGEVVGRFGTQPHPLLPQTTVNNAGVKIATKKGSPVRAVFDGVVSRVISIQGGNKAVMISHGNYFTVYNNLSTVNVSQGQKVSTRQNIGTVYTDPDNNTILDFQIWNGTSKQNPASWISGM; this is translated from the coding sequence ATGAAAAAACTAATTCTATTCATATTATTGCTTTGCGTGGGAATCGGAAAAGCTCAGTATAACAAGGAAAAGCTGAGAAGAGAAAGCCGTGCCTTACAAAATCAAATTGCCAAACTGAACAAAAGTCTGAACCAAACTCGTTCCGAGTCCAAGAAATCAATTCTTTATTTAAAGCAATTGAAAGATAAAATCAACGCTCAGAATCAATTAATAAGCACTACGGCTAGAGAAAAACAAGCGATTGACGATGAGATTTACCTATCGCAATTAACCATAAACAAGTATAAACGAGAACTCTCCGAATTAAAAAAAGAATACAAAGAGGTACTCGTGAATGCGTATGTAAACAAATCACTCCAAAACAAAGTACTTTTTATACTTTCGGCAAGAAACTTCACGGAAGCATTTAGAAGAATCGAATATTTGGAAAAATATTCTGGATTTCAAGGGCAAAAGGCTGAAGAAATTTCACAAAAACAAGCCGCTATAGAGAAAGAAAAAGCTCAACAACAAAAGGCTAGAAACGAAAAAGAAGTTTTATTGGCTCAGCGTGAAGTCTTAAAAGAGAACATGTTGCGCGAGCAAGATGAGAAAAATAAAATTTTGGCTGAATATAAGAAAAATGAAACCGCAATTTCAGCTCAAATCAAAGACAAAGAAAGACAGAACAAAGCACTTGAGGCCAAAATTGAAGCCATAATCCAAGAAGAAATTCGCATCGCAAAAGCCAAGGCAGAGGCTGAAAGAAAAGCACGAGAAGAAGCTGCCCAAAAAGAGCGTGAACGACTCGCCCGCCTAGAAGCAGAAAGAAAGGCGAAAGCGGAAAGAGAAAAACAAGCTGCCATTGCCGCTGCCAAAGCCAAAGCAGCAGAGGAAGGAAAAAGCCAAGCAACAGAGGTGGCTAAAGTGGAGAAAAAATACGAGGAAATCAATAAAGTAGCAGAAGAGAAATCAAAAGCGGAAGTTGCCAAAACTTATGAAAATCGCACAAGCAACGAGGCACTTTCAAGCAACTTTACCTCAAACAGAGGTCGCCTACCTTGGCCAGTGGCAAGCGGTGAAGTTGTAGGACGATTTGGAACTCAGCCACACCCGCTTTTACCACAAACTACCGTAAACAACGCAGGGGTAAAAATTGCCACTAAAAAAGGCAGCCCCGTGCGTGCCGTGTTTGATGGCGTAGTTTCGCGAGTAATCTCTATCCAAGGCGGGAACAAGGCTGTGATGATCTCGCATGGGAACTACTTTACTGTCTACAATAATTTAAGTACTGTAAATGTTTCGCAAGGGCAAAAAGTAAGCACTAGACAAAACATCGGTACCGTATATACCGATCCAGACAACAATACGATTCTAGATTTCCAAATCTGGAACGGAACCTCTAAACAGAACCCAGCTAGCTGGATTTCTGGCATGTAA
- a CDS encoding DUF4292 domain-containing protein, whose product MKRLLTYILPLTLILSACGPQKNIVKARGEAKEQTLTTFYAKYDSQLPKFKQVQIKSKIHTDMNGKNLNANLRLYIKNQERIWANASILGITGARINITPSKVQGYSVLSKEYIDSNFDYFNDLLKVNFITYDRLQQLLLGQLFLIGTPQDYSLETTDDNQYILSYDKNAEIEKSPKKNQYIHNFYLDSNYRLRKVEVKDPTSQTNIEVTYDEWQKFNDQNFPSFVKISINGKQKDLIELDYTNFVFEENNPPFNIPSGYKEKKIN is encoded by the coding sequence ATGAAAAGATTACTCACCTATATTCTTCCGCTTACACTGATTTTGAGTGCATGCGGACCGCAAAAAAATATTGTGAAAGCGAGAGGCGAAGCCAAAGAACAGACTTTGACTACTTTTTATGCTAAATACGACAGCCAATTACCTAAATTTAAGCAAGTTCAAATCAAATCAAAAATTCATACCGATATGAATGGTAAAAATTTGAACGCCAATTTGCGTCTATATATCAAAAATCAAGAAAGAATTTGGGCGAATGCTTCAATTTTAGGAATCACTGGTGCACGCATCAACATCACACCTAGCAAAGTGCAAGGATACAGCGTTTTAAGCAAAGAATATATAGACAGTAATTTTGATTATTTCAATGATTTATTAAAGGTAAATTTCATTACCTATGATCGTTTGCAACAACTACTTTTAGGTCAGTTATTTTTAATCGGCACTCCGCAAGATTACAGCTTGGAAACTACCGACGATAATCAGTATATTTTGAGCTACGACAAAAATGCTGAAATTGAAAAATCACCTAAGAAAAACCAGTATATTCATAATTTTTATTTAGACAGCAATTACCGATTGAGAAAAGTAGAAGTGAAAGATCCGACTTCACAAACCAACATCGAGGTAACTTATGATGAGTGGCAAAAATTCAATGATCAAAACTTCCCGAGCTTTGTTAAAATTTCAATAAATGGAAAACAAAAAGACCTCATTGAATTAGATTACACTAATTTTGTTTTTGAAGAAAATAATCCGCCTTTTAACATTCCGAGTGGATACAAAGAAAAAAAGATTAATTAA
- the dut gene encoding dUTP diphosphatase, which produces MKIKIINKSKHSLPEYKTEGAAGMDLYANLNEPITLQPLERALIPTGLFMEIPKGYEAQVRPRSGLALKHGLTCLNSPGTIDSDYRGELGVILANVSNEPFTVNDGERIAQLVIAKHERAEWELSETLSDTSRGEGGFGSTGKK; this is translated from the coding sequence ATGAAAATTAAGATAATCAACAAATCAAAGCACTCGTTGCCAGAATACAAAACAGAAGGAGCCGCAGGCATGGACTTATATGCCAATCTAAATGAGCCAATTACGCTGCAGCCACTTGAGCGAGCTTTAATCCCTACGGGGCTTTTCATGGAAATCCCGAAAGGGTATGAAGCGCAAGTGCGACCAAGAAGTGGTTTAGCCTTAAAACATGGGCTCACATGCTTAAATTCCCCCGGAACGATTGATTCCGATTATCGTGGCGAATTGGGCGTGATTTTGGCAAATGTTTCCAACGAGCCTTTTACGGTGAACGATGGCGAACGCATTGCTCAGCTCGTGATCGCGAAGCACGAACGCGCAGAATGGGAATTAAGCGAAACGCTTTCGGACACTTCTCGCGGCGAAGGTGGCTTTGGTAGCACGGGCAAAAAATAA
- a CDS encoding lipopolysaccharide biosynthesis protein, with translation MYKRLISETVIYGIGAILPRVINFALTPYYIKELDTIEYAAFTNLYALISFVNIVLTFGFETAFFRFAAEPDQKMKALSTSSIFLFFNALLFLIICMVFDQGIANMLDFSSHPEYIRWFGWIAFFDTLCVIPFAWLRFNNRPIRYSAVRVTSSIVQTLLVLSLFIVIPLEVSYSFGLRDKVSFPFFSNLFGSLISFLLLSPIVAKVNFKFDIVLFKRMIKYAYPVMLAGLAFMVNENLDKAMQRFVISDTHAGAYGGCYKLAVLMTLFVTAYRLGVEPFFFKQMKKADARKTYARVTEYFVIAASFAALALIANIDWLKELFIRDRAYWVAIDIVPIIVIANLFFGIYYNMSTWYKVTDRTQMGTLISWAGAGVTILMNLLLLPYFGFMISAWATLLAYFVMMCLSYILGQKYYTIPYRMKKILLYLGLCIAFSVISYVVFSANFWISNLLLIIYGGIIFVIEYKTLQLKLNR, from the coding sequence TTGTACAAAAGACTTATTAGCGAAACCGTAATTTATGGCATAGGTGCTATATTGCCTAGGGTGATTAATTTTGCCTTAACGCCTTATTATATCAAGGAGCTAGATACTATTGAATATGCTGCTTTCACTAATTTATATGCTTTAATTTCGTTTGTGAACATCGTTTTGACCTTTGGGTTTGAAACAGCTTTTTTCCGATTTGCGGCAGAACCAGACCAAAAAATGAAGGCTCTCAGCACTAGCTCCATCTTCCTATTTTTTAATGCCTTATTATTTTTAATCATCTGTATGGTTTTTGACCAAGGAATTGCCAACATGCTTGATTTCAGCTCTCACCCAGAGTACATTCGCTGGTTTGGCTGGATTGCATTTTTCGACACCCTGTGCGTCATTCCGTTTGCGTGGCTACGATTCAATAATCGCCCCATTCGCTACTCGGCGGTGCGCGTAACCTCATCGATTGTACAAACGCTTTTGGTTTTAAGTTTATTCATCGTAATTCCGCTAGAAGTTTCCTATTCATTTGGCTTAAGGGATAAAGTTTCGTTTCCGTTCTTTAGTAATCTTTTTGGCAGTTTAATTTCGTTTTTACTGCTTTCACCTATTGTAGCTAAAGTGAACTTTAAATTTGACATAGTTTTATTTAAGCGAATGATTAAATATGCTTACCCTGTAATGCTAGCAGGTTTAGCTTTTATGGTCAATGAAAATTTAGACAAAGCCATGCAGCGATTTGTAATCTCGGACACGCATGCAGGAGCCTATGGGGGCTGCTACAAATTAGCCGTTTTAATGACGCTTTTCGTTACCGCTTACCGATTAGGCGTTGAGCCATTTTTCTTTAAACAAATGAAAAAAGCCGATGCCCGAAAAACCTATGCCCGCGTGACTGAATATTTTGTAATCGCCGCAAGTTTTGCAGCCCTAGCCTTAATTGCAAACATCGACTGGCTGAAAGAATTGTTTATCCGAGATAGAGCTTACTGGGTAGCCATCGATATTGTTCCGATTATTGTAATTGCCAATCTATTTTTCGGAATTTATTACAACATGTCCACTTGGTACAAAGTTACCGATCGCACTCAAATGGGAACACTCATTTCATGGGCAGGAGCTGGCGTTACGATACTTATGAATTTACTTTTATTGCCCTATTTCGGATTTATGATTTCCGCTTGGGCAACGCTACTCGCCTACTTTGTAATGATGTGCCTGAGCTACATCTTAGGGCAAAAATATTACACAATACCCTACCGAATGAAAAAAATTCTCTTATATTTAGGGCTGTGTATAGCATTTAGCGTTATAAGCTATGTAGTATTTAGTGCCAATTTCTGGATAAGCAATTTGTTATTAATTATTTACGGAGGCATTATTTTTGTCATAGAATATAAAACACTACAATTAAAATTAAACCGATGA
- a CDS encoding NAD(P)H-dependent glycerol-3-phosphate dehydrogenase — METFTSNLRVGVLGSGSFATAIVKILCENLPKVNWCVRNATVRNYIQQECRNPNYLSSVEFNVEKLIVTTSINQLVRNSDVVLLVIPSIYLLDALKDLKVSLKDKIVVTAIKGLIPQKCQIITDYLKEELKVPEGNIGVIAGPCHAEEIALERLSYITVGFSDPRKAYIAKRILTCDYVNVSASEDIYGIEHAAVIKNMFAIAAGIAHGLGYGDNFQAVLMSNSIREMKKYLKKISPVKRNINDSVYLGDLLVTGYSYFSRNRMLGTMIGKGYTVKSALMEMNMVPEGYYATEGIRQIAEANDLKMPILKAVYKILYQDKTPKKQFEKLTEKLD, encoded by the coding sequence ATGGAAACCTTTACATCAAATCTACGAGTAGGCGTATTAGGTAGCGGTAGTTTTGCCACTGCAATCGTTAAGATTTTATGCGAAAATTTACCCAAGGTAAATTGGTGCGTGAGAAATGCGACCGTGCGCAATTATATCCAGCAAGAATGTAGAAATCCCAACTATTTATCATCGGTAGAATTTAATGTAGAAAAGCTGATAGTTACCACGAGTATAAATCAATTAGTGCGCAATAGCGATGTAGTGTTGCTCGTTATCCCATCGATCTATTTGCTAGATGCGTTAAAGGATTTAAAAGTTTCGTTGAAAGATAAAATTGTGGTTACCGCGATAAAAGGACTTATTCCGCAAAAATGCCAAATTATTACAGATTATTTAAAAGAAGAACTTAAAGTTCCTGAGGGAAATATTGGAGTCATCGCAGGGCCATGCCATGCGGAGGAGATTGCACTTGAGCGACTTTCGTACATCACCGTTGGATTTTCAGACCCCAGAAAAGCTTATATTGCTAAAAGAATTTTAACTTGTGACTATGTAAATGTGAGCGCAAGCGAAGATATTTATGGCATAGAACACGCCGCAGTGATTAAAAACATGTTTGCCATTGCTGCAGGAATTGCCCATGGATTGGGCTATGGCGATAACTTTCAAGCGGTGTTGATGAGTAATTCCATTCGTGAGATGAAGAAATATTTGAAGAAAATTAGTCCCGTAAAACGAAATATCAACGATTCTGTGTATTTGGGCGATTTGCTCGTGACGGGATATTCTTATTTCAGCCGAAATCGTATGCTCGGTACCATGATTGGAAAGGGCTACACCGTGAAATCTGCACTCATGGAAATGAATATGGTGCCAGAAGGCTATTATGCCACCGAAGGAATCCGACAAATCGCTGAAGCGAATGATTTAAAAATGCCAATTTTGAAAGCGGTGTATAAAATTTTATATCAAGATAAAACGCCTAAAAAACAATTTGAAAAGCTTACTGAAAAATTAGATTAA
- a CDS encoding anaerobic ribonucleoside triphosphate reductase, whose product MIQSVIKRDGRIVGFNEEKICTAIRKAMLHTDAGADEILIQKIANHIACASKEQMSVEEIQDQVEMHLMKSPRKDVAKKYITYRDQRNIARKAKTRDIFLEIIETKSNDITRENANMNADTPAGMMMKFASESTKPFVDDFLLTEPVRSAIKNAYIHIHDKDYYPTKSLTCVQHPLDKILQEGFNAGHGESRPAKRIETASMLACISLETVQNEMHGGQAIPAFDFYLAPFVRSSFIEELKTLETLYGQDFSHLYQKEFKDYLFKELDGLQGEERVLQHAMNKTTERVHQAMEAFIHNMNTIHSRGGNQVVFSSINYGTDTSPEGRCVIRELLRSTYEGVGNGATAIFPIQIWKKKRGVSYLENDPNYDLYKMACKVTAKRFFPNFLNLDADFNQHEKWQENDPKRYLYEMATMGCRTRVFENQFGEKTSVGRGNLSFTTINIVRLAIECMNIEDEEKRISAFFEKLDKMLVLTAQQLHDRFEFQKTALAKQFPLLMSKLWMGSEEISPNDTIEPVINQGTLGIGFIGLAECLVALVGKHHGESEEAQALGLKIVSHMCDKTKEFTQQYQHNYSLLATPAEGLSGGFTRRDRKTFGELKGITDREFYTNSNHVPVYYKCSAAHKAEIEGPYHTLTRGGHIFYVEIDGDATHNPEAIMRIVDMMDAHNIGYGSVNHNRNRCLDCGYENAEKDLTRCPKCDSERIDKLQRITGYLVGTTNRWNNAKLSELNARVTHD is encoded by the coding sequence ATGATACAATCTGTAATCAAAAGAGACGGGAGAATCGTAGGTTTTAACGAAGAAAAAATATGTACCGCAATTCGCAAAGCTATGTTGCATACCGATGCGGGTGCCGATGAAATTTTAATCCAAAAAATAGCCAACCACATAGCATGTGCATCTAAGGAGCAAATGAGTGTGGAAGAAATTCAAGACCAAGTCGAAATGCACTTGATGAAAAGTCCGCGCAAGGATGTAGCCAAAAAGTATATCACTTATCGCGATCAGCGAAACATCGCCCGAAAAGCTAAAACCCGCGATATTTTCCTAGAGATTATAGAAACCAAATCCAACGATATTACGCGCGAAAACGCCAATATGAACGCCGATACGCCTGCGGGGATGATGATGAAATTTGCCAGCGAGAGCACCAAGCCGTTTGTAGACGATTTTTTATTGACGGAGCCTGTGCGCTCGGCGATTAAAAATGCGTATATCCACATTCATGACAAAGATTATTATCCCACCAAAAGTTTAACCTGCGTTCAGCATCCTTTAGACAAGATTTTGCAAGAAGGATTCAATGCGGGGCACGGAGAATCTCGTCCCGCCAAGCGAATTGAAACGGCGAGTATGCTTGCTTGTATTTCGCTTGAAACGGTGCAAAACGAAATGCATGGCGGACAAGCCATTCCGGCGTTTGATTTTTATTTAGCACCTTTTGTTCGCTCGAGTTTTATCGAAGAATTAAAAACGCTTGAAACACTTTACGGACAAGATTTTTCGCACCTTTATCAAAAAGAATTCAAGGATTATTTATTCAAAGAATTAGACGGATTGCAAGGCGAAGAGCGAGTATTGCAGCACGCCATGAATAAAACGACTGAGCGTGTGCATCAAGCCATGGAAGCTTTTATCCATAATATGAACACCATTCATTCTCGTGGTGGAAATCAAGTGGTCTTTAGCTCCATAAATTATGGGACAGATACTTCGCCCGAAGGTAGATGCGTGATTCGTGAATTGCTACGAAGCACTTACGAAGGTGTAGGAAATGGTGCTACGGCGATTTTCCCAATTCAGATTTGGAAGAAAAAACGCGGTGTGAGCTACCTTGAAAATGACCCAAATTATGATTTATATAAAATGGCGTGCAAAGTAACGGCAAAACGCTTTTTCCCGAATTTTTTAAACTTAGATGCCGACTTCAATCAGCATGAAAAATGGCAAGAAAACGACCCAAAACGCTATTTGTATGAAATGGCAACCATGGGCTGCCGCACGCGCGTGTTTGAAAATCAATTTGGAGAAAAAACTTCTGTGGGACGCGGAAATTTATCTTTTACTACGATTAATATCGTTCGCCTGGCAATTGAATGCATGAATATTGAAGATGAAGAAAAACGAATTTCGGCATTTTTTGAAAAATTAGATAAGATGCTGGTGCTTACTGCACAACAATTGCACGATCGATTTGAATTCCAAAAAACAGCTTTAGCAAAACAATTTCCACTTTTGATGTCTAAATTATGGATGGGCAGCGAAGAAATTTCACCAAATGATACCATAGAACCCGTTATTAACCAAGGAACTTTAGGCATTGGATTTATTGGCTTGGCAGAATGTTTGGTAGCTTTGGTAGGAAAGCATCACGGGGAATCCGAAGAAGCACAAGCCTTAGGCTTAAAAATTGTAAGCCATATGTGCGACAAAACCAAAGAATTTACCCAGCAATATCAGCATAATTATAGTCTATTGGCAACGCCTGCCGAAGGGCTTTCGGGCGGATTCACGCGCCGAGATCGCAAGACATTTGGTGAATTAAAGGGAATTACCGATAGAGAATTTTATACCAATTCGAACCATGTGCCTGTGTATTATAAATGTTCCGCGGCGCACAAAGCCGAAATCGAAGGTCCGTATCACACACTCACTCGTGGCGGGCATATCTTTTATGTCGAAATAGATGGCGATGCTACACATAATCCCGAGGCAATTATGCGAATTGTGGATATGATGGACGCCCATAATATAGGCTACGGCTCAGTGAATCATAATAGAAATCGCTGCTTGGATTGTGGGTATGAAAATGCTGAAAAAGATTTAACGCGTTGCCCAAAATGCGATAGCGAACGCATAGATAAATTGCAACGAATCACAGGCTATCTCGTGGGAACTACCAATCGCTGGAATAATGCCAAACTCTCTGAGCTCAACGCGCGTGTAACGCATGACTAA
- the nrdG gene encoding anaerobic ribonucleoside-triphosphate reductase activating protein, translating into MTKEISVLKIIEGTCVDGVGFRTSIYAAGCGFRCKGCHNPQSWCIENGVWTPVEELLEIVAKNKFDDVTFSGGDPLFQVEGFSLLAKKIKAETGKNIWCYTGCTFEKIMQNPNLAQILPYIDVLVDGNFILKLKNEDSPFRGSENQRLINVPESLKRGEVIVLELDNEI; encoded by the coding sequence ATGACTAAGGAAATTTCAGTTTTAAAAATCATTGAAGGTACTTGTGTCGATGGCGTAGGCTTTCGTACTTCAATTTATGCGGCGGGTTGCGGTTTTCGCTGTAAGGGCTGTCACAATCCTCAATCTTGGTGTATAGAAAATGGAGTGTGGACTCCAGTGGAAGAATTGCTTGAAATTGTGGCGAAAAATAAATTTGATGATGTTACTTTTAGTGGCGGCGATCCCTTGTTTCAAGTTGAAGGTTTTAGTCTTTTAGCTAAAAAGATAAAGGCAGAAACGGGCAAAAATATTTGGTGCTACACGGGTTGCACTTTCGAGAAAATAATGCAAAATCCGAATTTAGCCCAGATTTTACCTTATATTGATGTACTAGTCGACGGAAATTTTATCCTAAAATTAAAAAATGAAGATTCACCTTTTCGTGGTAGTGAAAATCAACGATTAATCAATGTTCCCGAATCGCTGAAAAGGGGAGAAGTGATAGTTTTAGAGTTAGATAATGAGATTTAA
- the galE gene encoding UDP-glucose 4-epimerase GalE codes for MSKKVLVTGGLGYIGSHTVVELQNESFEVVVIDDLSNSEEFVQERIEKITGKPVETHILDLKDQEAVDEFFSHQDIQGIIHFAAHKAVGESMEKPLMYYRNNILGLLNLLEAAKENNVDNFIFSSSCTVYGQADKLPIDETAPIKKAESSYGKTKQMGEEILEDFSRAFNKHVIALRYFNPIGAHPSALIGELPKGVPNNLIPFVTQTAAGIRECLSVFGDDYPTRDGTAVRDYIYVVDLAKAHVKALKRLVEHKNKENYEVFNLGTGTGSTVLEVIQAFEKANGVKLNYKITERRAGDITAAYADNSKASKELGWNPDTPLEEALRTAWEWQKSLK; via the coding sequence ATGAGTAAAAAAGTACTAGTTACCGGTGGCTTGGGCTATATTGGCTCGCACACCGTAGTCGAATTGCAAAACGAAAGTTTTGAGGTGGTCGTAATCGATGATTTATCTAACTCAGAAGAATTTGTACAAGAAAGAATAGAAAAAATCACTGGAAAACCAGTTGAAACTCACATTTTAGATCTTAAAGACCAAGAAGCTGTTGATGAGTTTTTCAGCCATCAAGACATTCAAGGGATTATCCATTTTGCGGCTCACAAAGCGGTGGGAGAATCTATGGAAAAACCTCTGATGTACTACAGAAACAACATTTTAGGTCTTTTAAACTTGCTTGAAGCTGCTAAAGAAAATAATGTAGACAACTTCATCTTTAGTTCGTCTTGCACCGTTTATGGACAGGCAGATAAATTACCAATTGATGAAACTGCTCCAATCAAAAAAGCAGAAAGTTCTTACGGTAAAACTAAACAAATGGGCGAAGAGATTTTAGAAGATTTCTCTCGTGCGTTCAACAAGCATGTGATTGCGCTTAGATACTTTAACCCAATTGGAGCCCACCCAAGTGCTTTGATCGGGGAATTGCCTAAAGGCGTGCCAAATAACTTAATCCCATTTGTAACTCAAACTGCAGCAGGCATCAGAGAATGTCTTTCTGTGTTTGGAGATGATTACCCAACTCGTGACGGAACAGCGGTAAGAGATTACATCTATGTAGTAGATTTAGCCAAAGCCCATGTGAAAGCGTTGAAACGCCTTGTAGAACACAAAAACAAAGAAAACTACGAAGTATTCAACTTGGGAACAGGAACAGGCTCTACTGTACTGGAAGTAATTCAAGCATTTGAAAAAGCAAATGGTGTAAAATTAAATTACAAAATTACTGAACGCCGCGCTGGAGACATCACCGCAGCTTATGCCGATAACTCCAAAGCATCTAAAGAGCTTGGCTGGAATCCAGATACGCCACTTGAAGAAGCATTACGCACTGCTTGGGAATGGCAAAAGAGCTTAAAATAA
- a CDS encoding DegT/DnrJ/EryC1/StrS aminotransferase family protein encodes MQKIQMVDLVSQYHKIKPELDKKIIEVVESSAYINGPEVKAFQQELEEYLGVKHVIPCANGTDALQVALMALNLEEGDEVITADFTFAATVEVVDLLKLKSVLVDVDKDTFNINVEALEKAITPKTKAIIPVHLFGQCANMEEIMDIAEKHNLYVIEDTAQALGAEFRYSNGTSKKAGTIGHMGCTSFFPSKNLGCYGDGGAIFTNDDNLAHKLRGIVNHGMYKRYYHDEVGVNSRLDSIQAAILRLKLPHLDHYNSARNAAADYYDKAFAHHPNIITPQRDPKSTHVFHQYTLRILNADRDALQKYLAEHDIPAMIYYPVPLHQQKAYDHGEYSDEAFPVTMELIDEVISLPMHTELSEEQLEYITTTLKNYFK; translated from the coding sequence ATGCAAAAAATACAAATGGTGGATCTGGTTTCCCAATACCATAAAATAAAACCAGAACTCGACAAAAAAATCATTGAAGTAGTAGAATCTTCCGCTTATATCAATGGTCCTGAAGTAAAAGCATTTCAACAAGAATTAGAGGAATACCTTGGAGTGAAACATGTAATTCCATGTGCCAATGGAACCGACGCATTGCAGGTTGCGCTTATGGCACTTAACCTTGAGGAAGGCGACGAAGTCATCACTGCGGATTTCACTTTTGCAGCCACCGTAGAGGTGGTAGATTTATTAAAGTTAAAATCTGTTTTGGTGGATGTAGACAAAGATACCTTTAACATTAATGTTGAAGCTTTGGAAAAAGCCATTACGCCTAAAACTAAAGCAATTATCCCAGTTCACCTTTTTGGGCAATGTGCCAATATGGAGGAAATTATGGATATTGCCGAGAAGCATAACCTTTATGTAATTGAAGATACTGCACAGGCACTTGGTGCTGAGTTTCGCTACTCAAACGGAACGAGCAAAAAAGCGGGAACCATAGGACATATGGGCTGCACCTCTTTCTTCCCGTCTAAAAACTTAGGTTGCTATGGAGATGGCGGTGCCATTTTCACTAATGATGATAATTTAGCTCACAAACTGCGCGGCATTGTAAACCACGGAATGTACAAAAGGTATTATCATGACGAGGTGGGCGTAAACTCTCGTTTAGACAGCATACAGGCAGCGATTTTAAGATTAAAATTACCTCATCTGGATCATTACAATTCGGCGAGAAATGCGGCTGCTGATTATTACGACAAGGCTTTTGCCCATCATCCAAATATTATAACCCCTCAACGCGATCCAAAAAGCACGCATGTTTTCCATCAATATACTTTGAGAATTTTGAATGCAGATCGCGACGCACTACAAAAATATTTGGCAGAGCACGACATTCCTGCAATGATTTACTATCCTGTGCCGCTTCACCAGCAAAAGGCATATGACCATGGCGAGTATTCCGATGAGGCTTTCCCTGTGACTATGGAACTTATTGACGAAGTAATCTCTCTGCCAATGCACACAGAACTTAGCGAGGAGCAATTAGAATATATAACAACAACCCTTAAAAATTATTTTAAATGA